The Biomphalaria glabrata chromosome 6, xgBioGlab47.1, whole genome shotgun sequence genomic interval CTTGGCCTAAGTTCATCATTCGCGAAATTGTGTTCAGATTGTTATTGGTAAGAACAAAAAATGCCTCCGACTggaaacttttcatttattttgttcccACATTGATCAACGAACATGTTGTCAACTTTAGCGTTCTACCCTGGCTTAGTAAATACTTGCTCAAATATCTTAAAGAGAAGTTTCAGTCTTTGGTTTCTTTTTGAATAGACAAACATCTGTTCATGACGGAGgctgtcattgaaaaaaaagaaaaaccttatcgatccattttttttctatgaatgAGCTTAAACCAGGAGGATAATAGGCCGAAGcgttcatcttatcttatcttatataatacagacttaggtcctcccgcgccgttcggcgcattgggcggcaagctgtctccataaatatctgtcactggcaatgtctgaagtatcctcccacctggtgtccactgttctgaggttctccatgaaggtgtggcgccaagttacacgaggacgtccctgtttgcgctttcctcgtattggcctccatgtcatcgcaactcttggtgtgcgtaattcattttgtcggagaacatgtccccatgcgatgctctgtcacaacctcactaagtgttcgactcttccagttcggcataggatttccttgtttgagacccgatctgtgtaactgactcccaaaatccgtctcagccatttttgttgaggcACATTtggtcttttctcaattttgacagacgACTTTTATGTCTCACTTGCATATGTTGCCGTTgtgatgacgattgtgttgagaaggtgtatttttgtctcgagtcaaatggcttggcttgtcctaataggctgcagcctttggaaaatgctccctgcctttcctaaatcaggcacgctacatcatttgttttaatgctttcaaggtatgtgaacttgtccaactcttcaaaaaagaagatgattacgtcctacgcgtcatgcaaccagtcatgcaaattaaccaatgacctaaattctaccaagtcactggttttcctagccagctcatgcaacccattccatgctctaatagcgctagggaagaaggagcatttgtacaaatttgtcctagaatattGAATgtgaaatgtgcctttatcttagtgtctttctgagtattgtattagattttgtttttatatttgaagattatggttcagtgtttgtgtataattgctactttacttttgagtcttttatcctgaaggctttctaaatttagtgttactctagtcataTGTGAATAgccgtttgttatgaatctcacaaCGTCACATTTTTTACCTAAATCTGCCGGACAGAGGACACGATCCCAAAATATGAGGATATGTCATCCTTTTGCGGACGTCTGATAACCTTAATTTCGGTTGACAACTCTGATGAATCATTTAGAGATGTAATTCGGTTGACTACTTTGATCTTATAGAGTAATTACACACATTGGACGGTAAATAATTTTTCAACACTTATTGTGGGTGTAAACTCTTCTGGCGTGCTTATTTCCAtaaccacttccggcaatgaaaACATTACGGTTGCTTCCAGTGGCTTGCGTCTCAACTAGCCTCTAAAGAGCCTTCAGGTATAGATTAGATATTTGTACGGCGGAACTGATCTGACTAACAGGAGAAGAAGCAAAGGCGAATTGTGAATTACTACAAAGGAGGCTCCTCCTCGATGCTCGAAGGTCTTTATATACTGTATAAATGTATCTACTAACGACAATCGCTACACAATGTGCTGTGGATTGGCGGAAGGAGCACATGAGAAACTTAACGACTTTTAGAAactagaatgaataaaatgcaaagacgaatttattttctaaatcaaactcttaattttcacttaataTCTGTATCCCTATACAAACTTGGCCCCCATGAAACCCTTTTCGCATATGGCCCACCTgtccacaatggttaagtccggccctgctatttagtgacgggtgaatattttttgttctccccccacccctcttttttttcgccgctaaagttaCTTGGGGTAAcactagtccgacttgcagaaataaaagagtgatctttccatgacttcttggtggtGTCCagactgttgagccatgaagagaataatatatatatagagatatatatacatatatatatatagagagagagattataaaCTTCATCGTTTATTTAGGGCGGGGGTGGATTAGATACTTATAGCTCATCTCGGGAATTCCTCCCTTTTGATGTTGTTTAAATTAACCCCTTATCCAACCTTTAAACAGAACAGCACAAATAAATCATAACAAGATTTGGGTTGATTTTGATGATTTGTTCAAACCatgattttatcaatatttgAAATCAATCCAAAGGTGCGCCATTCCAGAACTGGACAATGACACGTACGCGAGCCAAGGTCCCTGGCATGCTGACCtcatcaatcaatctatcccaTGGCTGAGTCAGAAGAACATGTACTCCCAATGTGAAGTGTTTGTCAAAGATGTCACACAGAGAGACTGGAGCAACATGACCACAAAGTGTGACAAATGGGTTTACAGCAAGGAAATATTTACATCCACATTTGTCACAGAGGTTTGTGGGATATATTTACATTCAAATTTTTTACACCGAAATTCACACCCATCCACTCAACCAATGCTTCAAGTTGATGGAGGGGGAGAGAAGCAAATGCATATTACACCCCCTATGtacaataattattaaatttcaataataaatgtgAGAGACCATATAGGTTAGCATCATTTGTTCAGAGAAATGATGTGAGTAAGAGAAGAAATAAGGTCCAAAACTCGTTCGACCATGAAAAACATCTCCTTAATAAGCAGAAAAACTAATCCACTCTAACATGATCGACTGAGACATGGAAATGCGTGTGAAATAATCAATTCTTTGAAATTGGCAATTAGTCTGTTGCTTACATCTTTTAAGAATCACACTTTATTAGCTTCTTTTTCCTATTGTAACCTTGCTATTgacaagaatatttatttatgatatATTCCACATAACAAATATGGTAGTCTCTATGGTACAGAAGGTAAAACATATTAACGACTTTCTGAgactgtgtctgtgtgtttgagAGCTGACTAACAttcaagtaaacaaaatattaaactttttgtttcgGTGTTAAATCAGTCTCAGAAACTTTTTAAGAAGActaaaataggtgccggtactcagtgatgaattgtctaacttttaactactaatatattaatagtaaacgttaaaatgcaagaaaagtaatacttttttcCTCACATTGAAAatgtgccggtacgccgtaccggtgcgtaccgtcacaaaaaaagcactgcctctattcaagtcagaccTTCATGGAGGGTGGGTGGTTCTAACaaattttctagaaatttaacagttaatgtatattgctgagaaaagaattactagctctttgaccacatggggaaaactctagtttgaccgttatcatttttcaagtaaaaaataaaatgaatataaatttGGCGATAgaaataggtctagatctagatccaacatcggttttgaaaggaccatcgcgttcgggaatttcctaATATGAGAAGTTATTGATTCAAGagattattaaattaatgttcaggaaagtTTTAcgcattgtcttctaagtctagatctaaaggcatgCCATTGGTATATTATAAAgcgtagtagatctatacattcgcttaaccaggatttttttttcgtggggagGAAGGGGTTAACCGTGTAAATATGTTTCATtgtttattaagagaaaaacagtCGCTGTAATTTTTTTAGGAGTTATTGTCTTTaataaagagaaaacaaaaagaaaagaaaatgaatgaaaaatgaTCTGTTTCTCTTGTTTCTCTGTTCCTAGTTGAATCTGGTTTGTGATGATCTCATTTACAAAACGTATGCAAACATGGCCCTGATGGCTGGATTGCTTGGTGGTTCTTTGACCTGGGGATCTTTATccgataggtaggtaggtaggtaggtaggtaaatagataggtaggtacACTTAAGATTCTGAACTATATTAGATGTGCATTGATTTGTTCGCTCTTCGTGCTCACATTATGATGTAGCTTTTACTGCACAGACTTCCATTTCGCAGCATAAACCAACCAATTGACACTGgtaatttcattaataaaatcatttagaaaattgtattttttgggACTTCAAATAtctcatttaaatatatttttatcttaacagtgtttctcaaactgtagaGCGCAACCCTAGAATGTTGAGGCGAAGATGGatgaaagtttgagaaacactggcttCAATGTTCTGCAATTTTCTTAACAGccgcctttctttttttttttcaggtttggCCGTAAGAAAGTGTTTATGTTGAGTGTTGTTGGTCAGTTCAGCTGTTCATTGTCCACTGGTTTTGTCCACTGGTACCTACCATTCATCATTCTACGTTTCTTTACAACATTCTGTGACGTAGGCATGGTCATGACCTCTTTCATTATAGGTACTATCTATCGGCATAATTTTGTTCATCCAGTTCAATAGACTAGGCTTTATAGCTAGGGTACGTTAATTTGAACAGAAAAATGTCTGACACCCTCGCGTAATAGCTGACCTCAACTGTGGCGTTAGTGTGTCTACTGGCGTTTACGTGTCCCATTTGACCTTGGTGAACGAGGGCATGGCATTTTTCAATGAGCTCTCCACATGAGCTGTGAAGTCTTAAACTTGCATAGCACTGTTATCAATGACTTATCTAGACCTGGACTAATCGTTCATTCACCAGTCAGCTGATTAGATCTCGGTGATTGGAAAGACTGAAACAAATTTTAAGGAAGGTGAaggttgttttaaaaatatgtctgGATATTTCCGATCTAATTTATCTTGACCTGTATGCCGAGACCTAATTAGTGACCATAGGTATTCGTGACAGGCAACATACATCTCTATGGCATTACTATTTAGCAAACATTCCTATAGTAAATCTCTATGGCATTACTATTTAGCAAACATTCCTATAGTAAATCTCTATGGCATTACTATTTAGCAAACATTTGTGAGCTGGCGCTGTTTGAgctatttttatctattttgtatattttattttaattacttttataggctagtgctgaGTGCATGCCTGCCTCCCGCCAGCTCTTTTACTTTAGAAGTTAGTTTGTATGAGTCATGACCtggctctataaatagaatgGATGATGTAGTGTCTTGTCCCTTTTTCCGGTGTTGACCGCTGGTCAGTGCTTGATTAGCTGGTCTGTGTGACCAAGCAGTGATTTagaaagtttttatttagtgtTGTTCTGTGTGGACTGCCTGTAAGTTGAggaattgtttgttttactttagtTATTTCTAATTAAGATTTATTGTTTTCAGATGTGTTTTATTAAGTTAAGATGTAAACGGATTAGTGCCGTGCATCACAGGCTAATTAGTTAGCCATTGTCTATGAGATGGAACCGGAGGGTCCATTAATCTGGATAGCgtcacaacccccccccccgagccaTCTCTAATGATCTCCTTGTTGCTGTTCTATACAATGTTTTATTATCTTATGTTTCTAAAAGTATTTCCATTAatattataatgattattttatatattttttatgtttgtttaatttttgtaattgcAGGCTATAATTCCTGTTCTGCCTGTCTGCTTTTCTGCCGCTAGTAGTTTAGTGTTGGGGTAATTTAGAATTTAGGTTATTTGAGTGGTTTATAGTTATTGTTTTGTAGTgggtatatttgttttattactgtttttttgtgtcaatgtaaataaagtgtatatagtttattttataaattttagttggctgttttacttttagttagttagtttagtttaattgtgcgGTCTGATCGCCCAGGCGAAGGCCGCCCTTTGGTCGCAGACTGGAGTGCACAGATCGGACCCACACGGTAGAGTTACCATCAACCTAccggttaaaaaaataaaatctgtttaGCAGAAAAAGGTCTAGTGCCTCCTGACCTGCTAACAGaaaactggtgtcagaagtgggatctgtgcTTGAGTGATCAGACGCACATTGTTTTTTTGAGATTAGGTTGTTGTTAGGTTTCTTTTAGGTTTTTGTTAGGCTTCTTTAGGGCTTGTGTTAGGATTGAATAGGGTAGCATTAGTTTTAGGTTGGCATCGGTAGGAAGTAGTGTTAGAGAGTTCATTTTGTTGTAGGTTGATAGGAAGTTGTTGGTAGATGGATAGTTTAATTTGCTGtaggagttttgtttaatttttcttgCTGTGGTCAGTAATGAGTTGTTGTTCTTTTGGTAATTAAGATGTAAGGCTTAGAAGTGAGTTTTTATAGGGTGTGTTTAGGAGCTTGTTGGTTTGGGCATTTAGAGTTGTATAGTATTTTTAGATATGGGTATTAGGTTGGTCTTTTAGGTCAGTAGAGGCTACTAGTGTTAGGGGACTAGGTCAGCATTGTTAGGGAGCAGTAGCAGCAGGAAGCATGCAGCAGTCTACGACAGTAGTCATGGTGCCTCGTGCTGATGCAACACTCCGGAAGTTCAATGGAGACGGCCCAGTTGGAGAATTGGAGGATTTCCTCCAAAGCATTGAGAGGTGTTGGCGACTTCAACATCTCCAACGACCAGAGGACAAGTGTGACCTCCTATATGCACACTTGGGAGAGTCTGTGAAAGACGAACTGAGGTGTCATCCTCAGGTTTCCTGGGACAGTCCAGAAGAGATTGTCGATATTCTTAGGTCTGAGTATGGAGACAGAAGAAACATCTCCATAGTAATGGAGGAATTCATAGGAGTGCGGCAGCAACCCGGAGAAACGGTGCACTCCTATTCCATTCGTCTGCAAGCTGCATATGTTGCACTAGCAGGCAAGCTGCAATCCAAGCAAGTGTTGGTGCAGGAGGATGTAATTCTCAGAGAACACTTTGTGAACCACCTAAGTGATGATTTGCTAAGGCGCCTTCTGCGGGAAAAGCTCTGGGAGCACCCTAAAACGTCTTTTGTTTCCCTGAGAGAGACAGCCATGAGGTGGACTGAAGAAGGGGTCCACATCAGCAACAGTTTTTGTCAACAGTTGGCCAATTTATCCCACCGAGTGGATCAGTTGACAGCCAAATTGTCATCACGTTTCAAGTCTGGTGGTATTCGCACCCTGAGACCACTGAGAAAATCCAGGAGGTGCTACTCCTGTGGTATGCCAGGCCATCTAGCCAGAGACTGCAAGTCCCAGAAGACACGTAGGCAAATTAAGGGTCAGTCTCACTCTGCTCAGCGACCTTTAGGTTGTCAAAATTGTGGAAGCTGGAGACATCTGACCAGTAGTTGTCCCAAAGATAACATTGACATAATCCAGGTTGCCCCTAAACAACCAGA includes:
- the LOC129926991 gene encoding uncharacterized protein LOC129926991, with protein sequence MQQSTTVVMVPRADATLRKFNGDGPVGELEDFLQSIERCWRLQHLQRPEDKCDLLYAHLGESVKDELRCHPQVSWDSPEEIVDILRSEYGDRRNISIVMEEFIGVRQQPGETVHSYSIRLQAAYVALAGKLQSKQVLVQEDVILREHFVNHLSDDLLRRLLREKLWEHPKTSFVSLRETAMRWTEEGVHISNSFCQQLANLSHRVDQLTAKLSSRFKSGGIRTLRPLRKSRRCYSCGMPGHLARDCKSQKTRRQIKGQSHSAQRPLGCQNCGSWRHLTSSCPKDNIDIIQVAPKQPEESPSQPSTVFIVKTVTLPTVEPKVIPMVNAVDSTGGEDMLNTVTSENQVTDSDQEGSLAPASVDVECPILIQPCKNLSVIPEVCSDSFGTWASLKALTTTCTGTKDKLENIENLAQTFIRNCVESKILKFLSFS